TGTCACTTTCTTTTAACAAAGATTTTTCCTCGTCTCCTGCATCTCACCTTAATGAAGGGGAGCTCATTCGCGGACTTACTCGAAAAGAGGAATGGGCTTACCGCCAACTGATCGATCAATGGTCGGACAAACTGTACCGGCTGGCGTATCGATTTTTAGGGAAAAAAGAAGAGGCCGAGGAAATCGTGCAGGAGGTACTGCAAAAAGTGGTGGAAAAGATCGATACCTTTCAAGGGGATTCATCCCTGTACACATGGATGTATCGTATCGCCGTCAATCAG
This genomic interval from Deltaproteobacteria bacterium contains the following:
- a CDS encoding RNA polymerase sigma factor — protein: MVRKTSLKMSLSFNKDFSSSPASHLNEGELIRGLTRKEEWAYRQLIDQWSDKLYRLAYRFLGKKEEAEEIVQEVLQKVVEKIDTFQGDSSLYTWMYRIAVNQ